A stretch of Rhodoferax potami DNA encodes these proteins:
- the phhA gene encoding phenylalanine 4-monooxygenase: MDDYTIPQHWAHYSAADHAVWKTLFERQTALLPQLACREFVEGMHALPLSADAIPDFDALNEVLMPRTGWQVVAVPGLVPDEVFFNHLANRRFPSGNFIRGADQLDYLQEPDVFHDVFGHVPMLMHPVMADFIQLYGQAGLRAQRIGKLTELARVYWYTVEFGLVKEQVQGASGAEDALRIYGAGIASSFTESGFAVHSASPHRIGFDLERVMRTRYRIDDFQECYFVLDSLSNLLDLARIDFDPIYERLNSGPTYAPGDVLLGDKVFQRGDGAYVRTQVAASV, encoded by the coding sequence GTGGACGACTACACCATCCCCCAACACTGGGCGCACTACAGCGCCGCAGACCACGCGGTCTGGAAGACGCTTTTTGAGCGCCAGACAGCACTGTTGCCGCAACTGGCTTGCCGCGAGTTTGTCGAAGGCATGCACGCCTTGCCCTTGAGTGCAGACGCCATTCCCGACTTTGATGCACTGAACGAAGTATTGATGCCCCGCACCGGCTGGCAGGTGGTGGCCGTGCCGGGTCTGGTGCCGGACGAGGTGTTTTTTAATCACCTGGCGAACCGGCGCTTTCCGAGCGGCAACTTCATTCGCGGTGCTGACCAGCTGGACTACCTGCAAGAGCCCGACGTGTTTCACGACGTGTTCGGCCATGTGCCCATGCTCATGCACCCGGTCATGGCGGACTTCATCCAGCTCTACGGGCAGGCCGGCTTGCGTGCACAGCGCATCGGCAAACTGACCGAGTTGGCGCGGGTGTACTGGTACACGGTGGAGTTCGGTCTGGTCAAAGAACAGGTGCAGGGCGCAAGCGGCGCTGAGGATGCTTTACGCATCTACGGTGCAGGCATTGCCTCGTCATTCACCGAGAGCGGCTTCGCGGTGCACAGCGCATCGCCCCACCGCATCGGCTTTGACCTGGAGCGCGTCATGCGCACCCGCTATCGGATTGACGATTTCCAAGAGTGCTACTTCGTACTAGACAGCCTGAGCAACCTGCTGGACCTTGCCCGCATTGACTTTGACCCGATCTACGAACGCCTCAACAGCGGCCCCACCTATGCGCCGGGGGATGTGCTGCTTGGCGACAAGGTGTTTCAGCGGGGGGATGGGGCTTATGTGCGGACACAGGTAGCTGCGTCGGTCTGA
- a CDS encoding alpha/beta hydrolase, producing MTTDLTFAPTHIPAQLPAAVQAELQAMGPVVAPQPTEALFAPLHSKAVPQDIRIERDVPYGPDARNRLDIFTPLTGTGPLPVLLFVHGGAFMRGDRRIGDGTFHDNMGLWAARHGMVGVNMSYRLAPEHGWPCAQRDIQSAIQHLRSASAASNRLGGPLVLIGHSAGAAHVAQYVAMPEFHQQVGVGVRAAVLLSGLFDPVTAEHNPPLKAYFGADAARYSERSAVPGLLKSAVPLWIGYAELDPPDFVQQAHQLGAALQRAGKPTPVHQLNGHSHMSELYAIGTADTSLSETLIRFMRGAISL from the coding sequence CACCGCAGCCCACGGAGGCACTGTTTGCGCCCCTGCACTCCAAAGCAGTGCCGCAAGACATCCGGATCGAGCGTGACGTGCCCTACGGACCCGATGCCCGGAACCGGCTGGACATTTTTACGCCACTTACTGGCACCGGGCCGCTACCTGTCTTGCTGTTTGTGCATGGCGGCGCCTTTATGCGGGGTGACCGCCGTATCGGCGACGGCACGTTTCACGACAACATGGGTCTGTGGGCAGCGCGCCACGGCATGGTGGGGGTCAACATGTCGTACCGGCTTGCGCCAGAGCACGGCTGGCCCTGCGCGCAGCGCGATATTCAATCCGCCATCCAGCACTTGCGCTCGGCCTCCGCAGCCAGCAACCGGCTTGGCGGCCCCCTTGTACTCATAGGGCACTCCGCCGGAGCAGCACATGTGGCCCAGTACGTAGCCATGCCAGAGTTCCATCAACAAGTTGGAGTCGGGGTGCGGGCTGCTGTTTTGTTGTCCGGCCTGTTCGACCCGGTGACGGCAGAGCACAACCCGCCACTCAAGGCCTATTTCGGGGCCGATGCGGCCCGCTACAGCGAGCGCTCAGCCGTGCCCGGCCTGCTGAAATCGGCCGTACCGCTGTGGATTGGTTATGCAGAACTCGACCCGCCGGATTTTGTACAACAGGCCCACCAGTTAGGGGCCGCCCTGCAACGCGCCGGCAAACCCACTCCGGTGCACCAGTTGAATGGGCATAGCCACATGTCGGAGCTATACGCCATCGGCACCGCAGACACCTCCCTCTCGGAGACGCTGATTCGCTTCATGCGAGGCGCCATCTCGCTATAA